The DNA segment TTCCTTTTTTTAAAATTAGAATCAGGCTCGATTTTAATATAAAGATACTTAAGAATTATTGATTCATATCAAATTTTAAATGAAAGATTAACAGAATGTGTAAAAAAAGTTTATTTTATGGGGAAGTAAATAATAATTATTATTAGAAAATCTTATGATTTTCTAATAAATTTGATAATTTCAGATTCAATATTTTCTTTATCTATAACAGAATCATGATTTATTTTTGCATTAAATAAATCTTTAATTGATTGAGGTAAAGTAGCATTGAATTTTGAGCTAATTTCATCTAAAGCTTCTTTATCACTATATTTGATAGTATCTTGTTTTAAAGCATTTAGAACTGTAGGTGAGAATTTTGTCCATTCAGCTGTAGAATAAATTACAGTTTTTAGAGGTTTTTCTTTTAATTCATTATATGCTTTAATACAAGTTGCTGTATGTGGATCCATTAGGTAACCATTATCTAAGAACTCTTTAATTGTACTGTTACCAAAAGAGTCATTACTAAATGTAGCACTAAAATATTTTTGTAACTCTTTTGTTTCTTCTGAAGACATTTTAAATATATTATTTTTATTTAAATCTTCCATTAGTTCTTTTGTTCTCTCAGCTCCAAATAAATCATAAATAACTCTTTCGATGTTTGATGATTTTAAAATATCCATAGCAGGTGATTTTGTAAGTTTAAGACTTTTTTCTCTAATATCATAAACCCCAGTGTTTATCCATTCTGTTAAAATATTATTTTCATTTGAAGCAACTAAAAGTTTTTCAATATTTAGACCCATTTTTTGAGCATAATAAGCACCAAGAACATTTCCGAAATTTCCACTTGGAACAACCAAATAAATTTTTTCTCCATTTTTGATAGCATTTTGTCTAATTAATTCTAAATACGACCAGAAGTGATAAATTATTTGGAAAATAATTCTTCCAAAATTTACAGAGTTTGCAGCACTTAATTTGATGTTATCTTTATTTAATTCATTTTTAAAATTATTTGAAGCTAAAAGAGTTTTTAAAGCATTTTGTGCATCAT comes from the Aliarcobacter cibarius genome and includes:
- the thrC gene encoding threonine synthase, with the protein product MNFIETRGNDGIKPLEVSFSEAILNPSSSFGGLYVPKNLPNLGDNFIENHINKSYKELAFDILKAFEIDIEDNEIKKALDLYDNFDNPSNPSPVVKVKDDLYVNEQYHGPTRAFKDMALQPFGSIFSSIAQKRRENYLILAATSGDTGPAALNTFRNKKNIQVVCMYPDGGTSDVQRLQMVCENGENLKVLGIKGNFDDAQNALKTLLASNNFKNELNKDNIKLSAANSVNFGRIIFQIIYHFWSYLELIRQNAIKNGEKIYLVVPSGNFGNVLGAYYAQKMGLNIEKLLVASNENNILTEWINTGVYDIREKSLKLTKSPAMDILKSSNIERVIYDLFGAERTKELMEDLNKNNIFKMSSEETKELQKYFSATFSNDSFGNSTIKEFLDNGYLMDPHTATCIKAYNELKEKPLKTVIYSTAEWTKFSPTVLNALKQDTIKYSDKEALDEISSKFNATLPQSIKDLFNAKINHDSVIDKENIESEIIKFIRKS